The Shewanella sp. MTB7 genome includes a window with the following:
- the rpsG gene encoding 30S ribosomal protein S7 has protein sequence MPRRRVVGQRKILPDPKFNSELLAKFINVIMQDGKKSTAEKIIYKALDTAAEKKSEDHLVILEAALDNVRPSVEVKSRRVGGSTYQVPCEVRPVRRNALGMRWLVEAARKRGEKSMALRLAGELLDASENKGTAVKKREDVHRMAEANKAFAHYRW, from the coding sequence ATGCCAAGACGTCGCGTTGTAGGACAACGTAAAATCCTACCAGATCCAAAGTTCAATAGTGAGTTGTTGGCTAAGTTCATCAACGTCATTATGCAGGACGGCAAAAAGTCGACTGCAGAAAAGATTATATACAAGGCACTAGATACTGCCGCTGAGAAGAAAAGCGAAGATCATCTAGTGATCCTTGAAGCAGCCCTGGACAATGTCCGCCCTTCAGTCGAGGTTAAATCTCGTCGTGTTGGTGGTTCTACTTACCAGGTACCATGTGAAGTACGCCCAGTTCGTCGTAATGCATTGGGTATGCGTTGGTTGGTTGAAGCTGCACGTAAGCGTGGTGAAAAATCTATGGCTCTACGTCTAGCCGGTGAATTGCTAGACGCTTCAGAAAACAAAGGTACTGCCGTTAAGAAGCGCGAAGATGTGCATCGTATGGCAGAAGCAAACAAAGCGTTTGCTCATTACCGCTGGTAA
- the rpsL gene encoding 30S ribosomal protein S12, with product MATVNQLVRKPRTPKVDKTNVPALNACPQKRGVCTRVYTTTPKKPNSALRKVARVRLTNGFEVTSYIGGEGHNLQEHSVILIRGGRVKDLPGVRYHTVRGALDCAGVSERRQGRSKYGAKRPKS from the coding sequence ATGGCAACTGTAAACCAGTTGGTACGTAAGCCTCGCACGCCAAAAGTCGATAAGACTAATGTGCCTGCGTTGAATGCGTGTCCACAAAAACGTGGTGTTTGTACTCGCGTATACACAACCACACCAAAAAAACCTAACTCTGCACTACGTAAAGTAGCTCGTGTGCGTCTAACTAACGGTTTCGAAGTAACTTCGTACATCGGCGGTGAAGGCCACAACCTGCAGGAACACAGTGTAATCCTAATCCGTGGTGGTCGTGTTAAAGACTTACCTGGTGTGCGTTACCACACTGTTCGTGGCGCTTTAGATTGTGCTGGCGTAAGTGAACGTCGTCAAGGTCGTTCTAAGTACGGTGCTAAGCGTCCTAAGTCTTAA
- the rpoC gene encoding DNA-directed RNA polymerase subunit beta', which translates to MKDLLKFLKQQSKTEEFNGIKIGLASPDLIRSWSFGEVKKPETINYRTFKPEREGLFCARIFGPVKDYECLCGKYKRLKHRGVICEKCGVEVTQTKVRRERMGHIDLASPVAHIWFLKSLPSRIGLMLDMTLRDIERVLYFESFVVIEPGMTSLERGQMLTEESYLDALEEYGDEFEAKMGAEAVLELLRAIELEKEIEMMREELPSINSETRRKKITKRLKLIEAFFTSGNKPEWMILKVLPVLPPDLRPLVPLDGGRFATSDLNDLYRRVINRNNRLKRLLDLAAPDIIVRNEKRMLQESVDALLDNGRRGRAITGSNKRPLKSLADMIKGKQGRFRQNLLGKRVDYSGRSVITVGPTLRLHQCGLPKKMALELFKPFIYGKLEGRGLATTIKAAKKMVEREVPEVWDVLDDVIREHPVMLNRAPTLHRLGIQAFEPVLIEGKAIQLHPLVCAAYNADFDGDQMAVHVPLTLEAQLEARSLMMSTNNILSPANGEPVITPSQDVVLGLYYTSRSCVNGKGEGMAFESIDEVEKAYRTGFAAIHAKVKVRITETNIAEDGERTESRRIVDTTVGRALLSRILPKGLSFDLVNQNMGKKQISKLLNTCYRQLGLKDTVIFADQLMYAGFHYATVSGASVGINDMVIPDEKYTLVAEAEAEVLEIQEQFQSGLVTAGERYNKVIDIWASANEKVSKAMMANLSVETVINRDGEEEEQESFNSIYMMADSGARGSAAQIRQLAGMRGLMAKPDGSIIETPITANFREGLNVSQYFISTHGARKGLADTALKTANSGYLTRRLVDVAQDLVVIEEDCGTFEGLTMKPLIEGGDVVEPLRERVLGRVVALDVLKPGTEEVLVPRNTLLDEAWCNIIEENSIDEMIVRSVISCDTDFGVCAACYGRDLARGHIINQGEAIGVVAAQSIGEPGTQLTMRTFHIGGAASRASAENNVQVKNLGTLKLHNAKHVTNSEGKLVIVSRSSELAIIDELGREKERYRVPYGTILEKLEDDAVTAGEIIANWDPHTHPIISEVAGSIKFVDMIEGVTITRQTDELTGLSSIVVMEVGQRPSAGKEMRPAICLLGADGNDLMIPGTEVPAQYFLPGSAIVNQDDNASINVGDALARIPQESSKTRDITGGLPRVADLFEARKPKEPAILAEHSGTISFGKETKGKRRLVITPADGGEHYEEMIPKWRNLNVFEGEKVERGEVIADGAEAAHDILRLRGIHKVANYIVNEVQDVYRLQGVKINDKHIEVIIRQMLRKCEITNAGDSDFLAGEQAEVSRVKIANRELVAQGKQPATFSRELLGITKASLATESFISAASFQETTRVLTEAAVGGKSDKLRGLKENVIVGRLIPAGTGYSYHQKRNAAAAAKAKGSSIEVAPVSASEAEQNLADLLNLAGSSD; encoded by the coding sequence GTGAAAGACTTATTAAAGTTTCTGAAACAGCAAAGTAAGACCGAAGAGTTCAATGGTATTAAGATCGGACTCGCGTCGCCAGATCTAATCCGTTCTTGGTCATTTGGTGAAGTTAAGAAGCCAGAAACCATTAACTACCGTACCTTTAAGCCTGAGCGTGAAGGCTTATTCTGTGCACGTATTTTTGGTCCAGTAAAAGATTATGAATGTTTATGCGGTAAGTATAAGCGTCTTAAGCATCGTGGTGTGATCTGTGAGAAGTGTGGCGTTGAAGTTACACAGACTAAAGTACGCCGTGAGCGCATGGGTCACATCGATCTTGCTAGCCCAGTAGCTCATATTTGGTTCTTAAAATCACTACCGTCTCGTATTGGTTTGATGCTAGATATGACTCTGCGTGATATCGAACGTGTACTTTACTTCGAATCATTTGTCGTTATTGAGCCTGGCATGACCAGTCTTGAGCGCGGACAGATGCTGACTGAAGAAAGTTACCTAGATGCATTAGAAGAGTACGGTGATGAGTTCGAAGCTAAGATGGGTGCTGAAGCAGTTCTAGAATTGCTACGTGCTATCGAGCTTGAGAAAGAAATTGAGATGATGCGCGAAGAGTTGCCATCAATCAACTCTGAGACTCGTCGCAAGAAGATCACTAAGCGTCTAAAGCTTATTGAGGCATTCTTCACTTCAGGTAATAAACCTGAGTGGATGATCCTTAAAGTGTTACCAGTTCTGCCACCTGATCTACGTCCTCTAGTTCCACTAGATGGCGGACGTTTTGCTACGTCTGATCTTAACGACCTTTATCGTCGTGTGATCAACCGTAACAACCGTCTAAAGCGTCTGTTAGATCTAGCAGCTCCAGATATCATCGTACGTAACGAAAAGCGTATGTTGCAAGAATCTGTCGATGCGCTATTAGATAACGGTCGTCGTGGTCGTGCTATTACTGGTTCTAACAAGCGTCCGCTTAAATCTTTGGCCGATATGATCAAAGGTAAGCAAGGTCGTTTCCGTCAGAACTTGCTAGGTAAGCGTGTGGATTACTCTGGTCGTTCGGTAATTACCGTAGGTCCAACACTTCGCTTACATCAGTGTGGTCTTCCTAAGAAGATGGCACTTGAGCTATTTAAGCCTTTCATCTATGGCAAGCTAGAAGGCCGTGGTTTAGCGACTACGATCAAAGCTGCTAAGAAGATGGTAGAGCGTGAAGTTCCTGAAGTTTGGGATGTTCTAGACGATGTTATTCGTGAACATCCAGTGATGCTTAACCGTGCACCAACACTGCACAGACTAGGTATCCAGGCATTTGAGCCAGTACTAATCGAAGGTAAAGCGATTCAGCTTCATCCATTGGTTTGTGCGGCATACAACGCCGACTTCGATGGTGACCAAATGGCTGTTCACGTGCCGCTAACGCTGGAAGCTCAGCTAGAAGCACGTTCGCTTATGATGTCGACTAACAACATTCTATCACCTGCAAATGGTGAGCCGGTTATCACACCGTCTCAGGATGTTGTATTGGGTCTGTACTACACCAGTCGTTCATGTGTGAACGGTAAAGGTGAAGGTATGGCGTTTGAGTCTATCGACGAAGTCGAAAAGGCTTACCGTACTGGTTTTGCAGCTATTCATGCAAAAGTTAAAGTGCGCATCACAGAGACTAATATCGCTGAAGATGGTGAACGTACCGAATCACGTCGTATCGTTGATACAACGGTTGGTCGTGCATTACTTTCTCGCATATTGCCAAAAGGCTTGTCATTTGATCTGGTTAACCAGAACATGGGCAAGAAGCAGATCTCTAAGCTACTGAACACTTGTTACCGTCAACTTGGTCTTAAAGATACAGTAATCTTTGCTGACCAATTGATGTATGCCGGTTTCCATTATGCGACTGTATCGGGTGCCTCTGTAGGTATCAACGACATGGTTATTCCAGATGAGAAGTACACACTAGTTGCTGAGGCTGAAGCGGAAGTTCTTGAAATTCAAGAACAGTTCCAATCTGGTTTAGTCACCGCTGGTGAGCGCTACAACAAAGTCATCGATATCTGGGCTAGTGCAAACGAGAAAGTCTCTAAAGCTATGATGGCTAACCTGTCTGTTGAGACAGTGATAAACCGCGATGGTGAAGAGGAAGAGCAAGAGTCGTTTAACAGCATCTATATGATGGCTGACTCGGGCGCTCGTGGTAGTGCTGCTCAGATCCGTCAGTTAGCGGGTATGCGTGGTCTGATGGCTAAGCCAGATGGCTCAATCATCGAAACTCCAATTACAGCTAACTTCCGTGAAGGTCTAAACGTATCTCAATACTTTATCTCTACTCACGGTGCTCGTAAGGGTCTAGCGGATACAGCACTTAAAACGGCTAACTCGGGTTATCTGACTCGTCGTTTGGTTGATGTTGCACAAGATCTTGTTGTAATTGAAGAAGATTGTGGCACGTTTGAAGGTCTAACAATGAAGCCGCTCATTGAGGGTGGTGATGTTGTTGAGCCGTTGCGTGAGCGCGTTCTAGGTCGTGTTGTTGCCCTAGATGTGCTTAAGCCAGGTACTGAAGAAGTCCTTGTGCCTCGTAATACTTTGCTTGACGAAGCTTGGTGTAACATCATCGAAGAGAATTCTATCGATGAGATGATTGTTCGTTCAGTCATTAGCTGTGATACAGACTTCGGTGTGTGTGCTGCTTGTTATGGTCGTGATTTGGCTCGTGGTCATATCATTAACCAAGGCGAAGCAATCGGTGTTGTTGCCGCTCAGTCAATTGGTGAGCCAGGTACACAGCTTACGATGCGTACCTTCCACATTGGTGGTGCAGCATCTCGAGCTTCAGCTGAGAACAATGTTCAAGTTAAGAACCTTGGTACACTTAAGCTGCATAACGCTAAACACGTTACTAACAGCGAAGGTAAGTTGGTTATCGTTTCTCGTTCATCTGAACTTGCGATTATCGATGAGCTTGGCCGTGAGAAAGAGCGCTATAGAGTACCTTACGGTACAATTCTTGAGAAATTAGAAGATGATGCTGTTACAGCTGGTGAGATTATCGCTAACTGGGATCCGCATACTCACCCAATTATCTCTGAAGTAGCGGGTAGTATTAAGTTCGTCGACATGATTGAAGGTGTAACTATTACACGTCAAACTGATGAACTAACGGGTCTTTCTTCTATTGTTGTGATGGAAGTGGGTCAACGTCCTAGTGCGGGTAAAGAGATGCGTCCAGCGATCTGTCTACTTGGCGCGGATGGTAACGACTTGATGATCCCTGGAACAGAAGTTCCTGCACAATACTTCTTACCGGGTAGTGCGATTGTTAACCAAGACGATAATGCCTCAATTAATGTTGGTGATGCGTTAGCGCGTATTCCACAAGAATCGTCAAAGACTCGTGATATTACTGGTGGTCTACCTCGCGTAGCCGATCTGTTTGAAGCACGTAAGCCGAAAGAACCAGCTATTCTTGCTGAGCACTCAGGTACAATCTCGTTTGGTAAAGAGACTAAGGGTAAACGTCGTCTGGTTATCACACCTGCTGATGGTGGTGAGCACTACGAAGAGATGATCCCTAAGTGGCGTAACTTGAACGTGTTCGAAGGTGAAAAAGTCGAACGCGGTGAAGTTATTGCTGATGGTGCTGAAGCTGCACATGATATTCTACGTTTACGTGGAATTCATAAAGTGGCCAACTATATCGTTAATGAAGTTCAAGACGTATACCGTCTACAGGGCGTAAAAATTAACGATAAGCACATCGAAGTTATCATTCGTCAAATGCTGCGCAAGTGTGAAATCACTAATGCAGGTGACAGTGACTTCCTAGCGGGTGAACAAGCTGAAGTATCTCGTGTTAAGATCGCTAACCGCGAACTTGTAGCACAAGGTAAACAGCCTGCAACCTTCTCACGTGAGCTTCTTGGTATTACCAAGGCGTCTCTGGCAACTGAGTCATTTATCTCAGCAGCCTCGTTCCAGGAAACCACACGTGTACTGACAGAAGCTGCAGTAGGCGGAAAGAGTGATAAACTACGTGGTCTTAAAGAGAACGTGATTGTGGGTCGCTTGATCCCTGCTGGTACGGGTTATTCATACCATCAGAAGCGTAATGCTGCAGCTGCGGCTAAAGCTAAAGGCTCTAGTATTGAAGTTGCTCCAGTTAGTGCGAGTGAAGCTGAGCAAAATCTTGCTGATCTACTCAATCTCGCTGGAAGTTCGGATTAA
- the rpoB gene encoding DNA-directed RNA polymerase subunit beta has product MVYSYSEKKRIRKDFGKRPQVLDIPYLLSIQLDSFKKFTDQDPTGERGFEAAFRSVFPIKSFSGNSELQYVSYKLGEPVFDVKECQIRGVTYSAPLRVKLRMVLYDREAAPGTVKDIKEQEVYMGDIPMMTDNGTFVINGTERVIVSQLHRSPGVFFDHDRGKTHSSGKVLYNARIIPYRGSWLDFEFDPKDALFVRIDRRRKLPASIMLRALDYSTQEILDLFFDRVNFKIKKDSLVMELVAERLRGETASYDIKDSDGSIIVEKGRRITARHIRQLEKSNTTELEVPVDYIVGKIAGQDYIDPDTGEVLVSANAELTLEDLAKLSLAGIKEISTLYINELDNGAYMSDTLRIDSTTNRLEALVEIYRMMRPGEPPTKDAAEGLFNNLFFSEERYDLSKVGRMKFNRRLGIDDDEGTGILSKEDIVAVMKNIITIRNGNDEVDDIDHLGNRRIRSVGEMAENQFRVGLVRVERAVRERLSLGDLNELMPQDLINAKPISAAVKEFFGSSQLSQFMDQNNPLSEVTHKRRISALGPGGLTRERAGFEVRDVHPTHYGRLCPIETPEGPNIGLINSLASFARTNSYGFLETPYRKVIDGVVTDQIDYLSAIEEGRYVIAQAIVDLDENGRMLDELIACRHKGDSAFMGAADIQYMDVSPQQIISVAASLIPFLEHDDANRALMGANMQRQAVPTLRADKPLVGTGIERIIAVDSGVVVVAKRGGHVDYVDSSRIVVKVNESELRPGEAGIDIYNLTKYTRSNQNTCINQRPCCSIGDPVVTGDVLADGPSTDLGDLALGQNMRIAFMPWNGYNFEDSILISERVAMEDRFTTIHIQELSCIARDTKLGSEEITADIPNVGESALSKLDESGIVYIGAEVKGGDILVGKVTPKGETQLTPEEKLLRAIFGEKASDVKDSSLRVPNSVKGTIIDVQVFTRDGVEKDKRAVEIEEMHVRQAKKDLTEEFQILEEGVYGRARNLLLSSGFDQAQLDVIPRSHLLAQSIEDEGKQTELEQLAEQHDELKADFDKKFEIKRRKITQGDDLAPGVLKIVKVYLAVKRTIQPGDKMAGRHGNKGVISKINPVEDMPYDENGNPIDIVLNPLGVPSRMNIGQVLEVHMGAAAKGIGDKITAMLEEQRELAELRGYIKQVYELGDEVKQRVDIDSFTDDEIVRLAKNLQGGIPIATPAFDGAKEKEIKEMLALAGLPTSGQRKLFDGRTGDAFEREVTVGYMYMLKLNHLVDDKMHARSTGSYSLVTQQPLGGKAQFGGQRFGEMEVWALEAYGAAYTLQEMLTVKSDDVNGRTNMYKNIVDGNHQMQPGMPESFNVLLKEIRSLGINIELDQD; this is encoded by the coding sequence ATGGTTTACTCCTATTCTGAAAAGAAGCGTATTCGCAAAGATTTCGGTAAACGTCCACAAGTTTTGGATATTCCTTATCTTTTGTCTATACAGTTGGACTCATTTAAAAAGTTCACGGATCAAGATCCTACAGGTGAGCGTGGTTTTGAAGCCGCTTTCCGTAGCGTTTTTCCCATCAAAAGTTTTTCTGGTAACTCAGAACTACAGTACGTTAGCTATAAGCTAGGCGAACCTGTTTTTGATGTGAAAGAGTGTCAAATCCGCGGTGTTACATATTCAGCTCCTCTACGTGTTAAATTGCGTATGGTTCTGTATGACCGTGAAGCGGCACCTGGAACAGTCAAAGACATTAAAGAACAAGAAGTCTACATGGGTGATATTCCCATGATGACTGACAACGGTACCTTTGTTATCAATGGTACTGAGCGTGTTATTGTATCTCAGTTACACCGTTCACCTGGTGTATTCTTCGATCATGACCGCGGCAAGACTCACTCGTCAGGCAAGGTTCTGTACAATGCACGTATCATTCCTTACCGTGGTTCTTGGTTAGATTTCGAATTTGATCCAAAAGATGCTTTGTTTGTACGTATTGACCGTCGTCGCAAATTACCAGCGTCTATCATGCTACGTGCGTTGGACTATTCGACTCAAGAAATCTTAGATCTGTTCTTCGATCGCGTAAATTTCAAGATCAAGAAAGATTCTTTAGTGATGGAGCTTGTTGCAGAACGCCTTCGTGGTGAAACTGCTAGCTATGATATCAAAGATAGTGATGGTTCTATCATCGTTGAGAAAGGACGTCGTATTACCGCGCGTCATATCCGTCAACTTGAGAAGAGCAATACGACTGAGCTTGAAGTACCAGTAGATTACATCGTTGGTAAGATCGCAGGTCAAGACTATATCGATCCTGATACCGGTGAAGTATTAGTATCTGCTAACGCAGAGTTGACTCTTGAAGACCTTGCTAAACTTTCTTTGGCTGGCATTAAAGAAATAAGCACATTGTATATCAATGAACTTGATAACGGTGCTTACATGTCAGATACGCTACGTATTGACTCTACAACTAACCGTCTTGAAGCGTTAGTTGAGATCTATCGTATGATGCGTCCTGGCGAGCCACCAACCAAAGATGCGGCAGAAGGTCTATTTAATAACTTATTCTTCAGTGAAGAACGTTATGATCTATCTAAAGTAGGTCGTATGAAGTTCAATCGTCGTCTCGGTATCGATGATGACGAAGGTACAGGCATCCTATCTAAAGAAGATATCGTTGCTGTAATGAAGAACATCATCACTATTCGTAACGGTAATGATGAAGTTGATGATATCGATCACTTGGGTAACCGTCGTATCCGTAGTGTTGGTGAAATGGCTGAAAACCAGTTCCGTGTTGGTCTCGTTCGTGTAGAACGCGCCGTGCGCGAGCGTTTAAGTCTTGGTGATCTTAATGAGCTTATGCCACAAGATCTAATCAATGCTAAGCCTATTTCTGCTGCAGTTAAAGAGTTTTTCGGCTCTTCTCAGCTGTCTCAGTTTATGGATCAAAACAACCCACTTTCAGAAGTGACTCATAAGCGTCGTATTTCGGCTCTTGGTCCTGGTGGTTTGACTCGTGAACGTGCTGGTTTCGAAGTTCGAGATGTACACCCAACTCACTACGGTCGTTTATGCCCAATTGAGACCCCTGAAGGTCCAAACATTGGTCTAATCAACTCATTAGCAAGTTTTGCGCGTACTAACTCTTATGGTTTCCTTGAAACACCTTACCGTAAGGTAATTGATGGTGTGGTTACTGATCAGATCGATTATCTGTCAGCAATCGAAGAAGGCCGTTATGTGATTGCACAGGCTATCGTCGACTTAGACGAAAACGGTCGTATGCTAGATGAGCTAATCGCTTGTCGTCATAAAGGTGATTCTGCCTTTATGGGTGCTGCCGATATTCAATATATGGATGTATCGCCACAGCAGATCATTTCAGTTGCTGCATCACTTATTCCGTTCCTAGAACACGATGATGCTAACCGTGCCTTGATGGGTGCGAACATGCAACGTCAAGCTGTACCAACACTAAGAGCTGATAAGCCATTAGTCGGTACCGGTATTGAGCGTATTATTGCGGTCGACTCAGGTGTTGTGGTTGTTGCTAAGCGTGGTGGTCATGTTGACTACGTTGATTCGAGTCGTATCGTTGTTAAGGTAAATGAATCTGAGCTACGCCCTGGCGAAGCTGGTATTGATATCTATAACTTGACTAAATATACGCGTTCTAACCAGAACACCTGCATTAATCAACGTCCTTGTTGTTCAATCGGTGATCCAGTGGTTACTGGTGATGTGCTTGCTGATGGTCCATCAACCGATTTAGGTGATTTGGCTCTTGGTCAGAACATGCGTATCGCATTTATGCCTTGGAACGGTTACAACTTTGAGGATTCGATCCTTATCTCTGAGCGTGTTGCGATGGAAGATCGTTTCACCACTATTCACATTCAGGAGCTTTCTTGTATTGCTCGTGATACTAAGCTGGGTAGTGAAGAGATCACTGCTGATATTCCAAACGTTGGTGAGTCTGCGCTTTCTAAGCTCGATGAGTCAGGTATTGTTTATATAGGTGCTGAAGTTAAGGGTGGAGACATCCTAGTTGGTAAAGTGACACCTAAGGGTGAAACACAACTGACTCCAGAAGAGAAGCTCCTCCGAGCAATCTTTGGTGAGAAGGCCTCTGACGTTAAAGACAGTTCACTACGTGTACCTAATTCTGTTAAAGGTACTATCATCGACGTTCAGGTATTTACCCGTGACGGCGTTGAGAAAGATAAGCGTGCTGTTGAAATTGAAGAGATGCATGTTCGTCAAGCTAAGAAAGATTTGACTGAAGAGTTCCAAATCCTCGAAGAGGGTGTTTATGGACGTGCGCGTAACCTTCTACTTAGTTCTGGCTTCGATCAGGCTCAACTTGATGTTATCCCACGTTCTCATTTGCTTGCTCAAAGCATTGAAGATGAAGGTAAGCAAACTGAACTTGAACAACTTGCTGAGCAGCATGATGAACTTAAAGCAGACTTCGATAAGAAGTTTGAGATTAAGCGTCGTAAGATCACTCAAGGTGATGACTTAGCACCTGGCGTATTGAAGATTGTTAAGGTTTACCTTGCAGTTAAACGTACTATCCAGCCTGGTGATAAGATGGCTGGTCGTCACGGTAACAAGGGTGTTATCTCTAAGATTAACCCTGTTGAAGACATGCCTTACGATGAGAATGGTAACCCAATCGACATCGTATTGAACCCGCTTGGTGTACCATCGCGTATGAACATCGGTCAGGTTCTTGAAGTGCATATGGGTGCTGCGGCTAAAGGTATCGGTGACAAGATCACTGCAATGCTTGAAGAGCAACGTGAATTAGCAGAGCTTCGTGGCTACATCAAACAAGTTTATGAATTAGGCGACGAAGTTAAACAACGCGTCGACATTGATTCATTTACTGATGATGAAATAGTACGTCTTGCTAAGAACTTGCAAGGTGGTATACCTATTGCGACTCCAGCATTCGATGGCGCAAAAGAGAAAGAAATTAAGGAAATGCTTGCGCTTGCCGGTCTTCCTACTTCTGGACAGCGTAAATTGTTTGATGGTCGTACTGGTGATGCGTTTGAGCGTGAGGTAACCGTAGGTTACATGTACATGTTAAAACTTAACCACTTGGTTGATGATAAGATGCATGCTCGTTCTACGGGTTCATACAGTCTTGTTACTCAGCAGCCTTTGGGCGGTAAAGCTCAGTTTGGTGGTCAGCGTTTCGGAGAGATGGAAGTGTGGGCATTAGAAGCATACGGTGCCGCTTATACGCTTCAAGAAATGCTAACTGTTAAGTCTGATGATGTTAACGGTCGTACCAATATGTATAAAAATATTGTCGACGGTAACCACCAGATGCAACCAGGCATGCCAGAGTCGTTCAACGTATTGTTGAAGGAGATCCGTTCACTCGGTATTAATATCGAATTGGATCAAGACTAA
- the rplL gene encoding 50S ribosomal protein L7/L12: MSITKDQILEAFAAMSVMEVVELIEAMEEKFGVSAAAAVVAGGADAAVAEEQTEFDVMMTSFGANKVAVIKALRSATGLGLKEAKAMAESAPVAVKEAISKEEAEALKTDLEAAGAAVEIK; encoded by the coding sequence ATGTCTATCACTAAAGACCAAATCTTAGAAGCCTTTGCAGCTATGTCTGTAATGGAAGTTGTTGAACTAATCGAAGCAATGGAAGAGAAGTTCGGCGTATCTGCTGCAGCTGCTGTTGTTGCTGGCGGTGCTGATGCTGCAGTTGCTGAAGAGCAAACTGAATTTGACGTTATGATGACTTCATTCGGTGCTAACAAAGTTGCAGTTATTAAAGCACTTCGTTCTGCTACAGGTCTAGGCCTGAAAGAAGCTAAAGCTATGGCTGAATCTGCTCCAGTAGCAGTTAAAGAAGCTATCAGCAAAGAAGAAGCTGAAGCTCTTAAAACTGATCTTGAAGCAGCTGGTGCTGCAGTAGAGATCAAGTAA
- the rplJ gene encoding 50S ribosomal protein L10: MALGLEDKKAIVAEVNEAAKGALSAVVADSRGVTVGEMTSLRRAAREAGVYIRVVRNTLVKRAVEGTDFECLSETFTGPTLIAFSQEHPGAAARLLKDFAKAQEKFEIKAAAFEGMLIPAADIDRLAKLPTYDEALAQLMMTMKEASAGKFVRTLAALRDQKEEAA; this comes from the coding sequence ATGGCATTAGGACTCGAAGACAAAAAAGCGATTGTTGCTGAAGTCAACGAAGCTGCCAAAGGTGCTTTGTCTGCAGTTGTTGCTGATTCACGTGGCGTAACTGTAGGTGAAATGACTAGTCTGCGTAGAGCAGCTCGCGAAGCAGGAGTGTACATTCGTGTTGTACGTAACACTCTAGTTAAGCGTGCTGTTGAAGGTACTGATTTTGAGTGCCTTAGCGAAACGTTTACTGGTCCTACTTTAATCGCATTTTCTCAAGAGCATCCAGGTGCAGCAGCGCGTCTTCTTAAAGATTTCGCAAAAGCGCAAGAGAAATTTGAAATTAAAGCAGCAGCCTTTGAAGGGATGTTAATCCCTGCAGCCGATATTGATCGTTTAGCGAAATTGCCAACGTACGACGAAGCACTAGCTCAGTTGATGATGACTATGAAAGAAGCATCTGCTGGCAAATTTGTACGTACTCTGGCCGCACTTCGCGATCAAAAAGAAGAAGCAGCTTAA
- the rplA gene encoding 50S ribosomal protein L1, translating into MAKLTKRARLIREKVEVTKNYDINEAVELLKELATAKFVESVDVAVNLGVDPRKSDQNVRGATVLPHGTGRDVRVAVFTQGANAEAAIAAGAELVGMDELAAQVKAGEMNFDVVIASPDAMRVVGQLGQILGPRGLMPNPKTGTVTPNVAEAVKNAKAGQVRYRTDKNGIIHTTIGKVDFDTVNLKENLEALISALVKAKPSSAKGIFLKKISISTTMGAGVAIDQASLAKAI; encoded by the coding sequence ATGGCAAAGCTAACTAAACGCGCTCGTTTGATCCGCGAAAAAGTAGAAGTAACTAAAAACTACGATATCAATGAAGCTGTTGAACTTTTAAAAGAACTAGCGACTGCTAAGTTCGTAGAAAGTGTTGACGTTGCTGTAAACCTTGGTGTTGATCCACGTAAATCTGATCAAAACGTGCGTGGTGCTACTGTACTTCCACATGGTACTGGTCGTGACGTACGTGTTGCTGTATTCACACAAGGTGCAAATGCTGAAGCTGCTATCGCTGCTGGCGCTGAGCTAGTTGGTATGGATGAGCTTGCTGCACAAGTTAAAGCTGGCGAAATGAACTTCGACGTAGTTATTGCTTCTCCTGATGCAATGCGTGTTGTTGGTCAACTTGGTCAAATCCTAGGCCCACGTGGTCTAATGCCTAACCCAAAGACTGGTACTGTAACACCTAACGTTGCTGAAGCAGTTAAGAACGCTAAAGCTGGTCAGGTTCGTTACCGTACAGACAAGAATGGCATCATCCACACTACTATTGGTAAAGTGGATTTTGACACTGTCAATCTTAAAGAAAACCTAGAAGCACTAATTAGTGCACTAGTGAAGGCTAAGCCGTCTTCAGCTAAAGGTATTTTCCTTAAGAAAATCAGCATCTCTACCACTATGGGTGCAGGTGTTGCGATTGATCAGGCTTCTTTGGCTAAAGCAATCTAA